Proteins from a genomic interval of Croceicoccus naphthovorans:
- a CDS encoding TMEM165/GDT1 family protein yields MEAFLTSTAVVALAEIGDKTMLLAIVLATRFHKPLSIIFGILFATFANHAFAAFVGNSVAGVLDGQWFRYAVGASFIIMAAWTLVPDKLDDDEAKPSRYGAFLTTLVAFFIVEMGDKTQIATIALGAQFNSVLLVTAGTTLGMMIANVPAVYLGDRLVERVPLKFVRTVAAILLLGIGAWVIYETAMS; encoded by the coding sequence ATGGAAGCTTTTCTGACCTCCACCGCTGTGGTCGCCCTGGCCGAAATCGGCGACAAGACGATGTTGCTCGCCATTGTGCTCGCAACACGGTTTCACAAGCCGTTATCGATCATTTTCGGTATCCTGTTCGCGACGTTTGCTAACCACGCCTTTGCGGCCTTCGTTGGCAATTCGGTCGCAGGCGTTCTGGACGGGCAGTGGTTCCGCTATGCGGTGGGCGCCAGTTTCATCATCATGGCAGCCTGGACGCTGGTACCAGACAAGCTTGACGATGATGAAGCCAAGCCCTCACGTTATGGCGCATTTCTGACCACTCTGGTTGCCTTCTTTATCGTGGAGATGGGTGACAAGACACAAATCGCGACGATTGCGCTGGGAGCGCAGTTCAACAGTGTTCTTCTGGTCACGGCAGGAACAACGCTGGGGATGATGATCGCGAACGTGCCTGCGGTCTATCTCGGCGACAGGCTTGTCGAGCGCGTACCCCTGAAATTCGTTCGCACGGTGGCGGCTATCTTGCTGCTCGGCATTGGGGCGTGGGTGATTTACGAAACCGCGATGAGTTGA
- a CDS encoding metal/formaldehyde-sensitive transcriptional repressor has protein sequence MAHMQTDRTRLLARVHRITGQMAAIERAIDDDAACADVLHQVAGARGAINGLMNELIEEHLREHVARPDLDAEARQAGMDELVAVIRRYAK, from the coding sequence ATGGCACATATGCAAACAGACAGGACAAGGCTGCTGGCCCGTGTCCACCGGATTACGGGTCAGATGGCTGCGATCGAACGAGCAATCGACGATGATGCGGCATGTGCCGATGTTCTGCATCAGGTTGCCGGTGCGCGCGGTGCGATCAACGGCCTGATGAACGAACTCATTGAAGAGCATTTGCGCGAACATGTCGCCCGTCCCGATCTGGATGCTGAAGCGCGCCAGGCAGGGATGGATGAATTGGTGGCGGTTATCCGCCGCTATGCGAAATAG
- the dmeF gene encoding CDF family Co(II)/Ni(II) efflux transporter DmeF, producing MASPDLEISQLAHEHVFLGANHDANTRRTLWVVVLTGAMMVVEILAGTIFNSMALLADGFHMATHAGALGIAALAYVFAKRHARNPRFTFGTGKVGDLAGFASALVLALIALGIGVESFSRLLEPRPVAFLQATVVAVIGLAVNIASALLLGAGHEHGHGHHHGHAHDHGNHHHHDNNLRSAYVHVLADALTSVLAIAALLGGRYLGWVWLDPVMGIVGSIVIAVWSWNLLRDTAAVLLDTGNPDIEQEVRLEVEGPGDTLITDLHVWRLGPDAHAAIVSVTGVADTETVRARLIRIHELSHLTVERR from the coding sequence ATGGCCAGTCCTGATCTTGAGATCTCGCAGCTTGCGCATGAGCATGTGTTCCTGGGTGCAAATCACGATGCGAACACCCGGCGCACCCTTTGGGTGGTGGTCCTGACTGGTGCCATGATGGTGGTGGAGATCCTCGCCGGAACGATCTTCAACTCTATGGCGCTGCTCGCCGATGGTTTCCATATGGCGACCCATGCAGGCGCCCTGGGTATCGCTGCGCTGGCCTATGTCTTCGCGAAGCGGCATGCGAGGAATCCCCGTTTTACGTTCGGCACGGGCAAGGTCGGTGATCTGGCGGGCTTTGCATCGGCATTGGTGCTTGCGCTGATCGCGCTGGGCATTGGCGTTGAATCGTTTTCGCGACTGCTCGAGCCCAGACCCGTTGCCTTTCTGCAAGCCACTGTCGTGGCCGTCATCGGGCTGGCGGTGAATATCGCCAGCGCTCTGTTGCTCGGTGCTGGCCATGAGCACGGACACGGACATCATCACGGTCATGCCCATGATCATGGAAACCACCACCATCATGACAACAATCTGAGATCGGCCTACGTCCATGTTCTCGCCGATGCGCTGACATCGGTTCTTGCCATTGCAGCCTTGCTGGGTGGTCGATATCTGGGTTGGGTCTGGCTGGACCCGGTCATGGGCATCGTCGGCAGTATCGTCATTGCCGTCTGGTCATGGAACCTACTGCGCGATACTGCCGCGGTCCTGCTCGACACCGGCAACCCCGATATCGAGCAGGAGGTCAGGCTTGAAGTCGAAGGCCCGGGTGACACCCTGATTACGGACCTTCATGTCTGGCGTCTGGGTCCCGATGCTCATGCGGCGATTGTCAGCGTGACGGGAGTCGCAGACACCGAGACCGTGCGCGCGCGGTTAATCCGCATTCACGAGCTGTCCCATCTCACGGTCGAGAGGCGCTAA
- a CDS encoding TonB-dependent receptor domain-containing protein, with product MKPFGLLAGSSVIAAMTIAMPALAEEANESDRQGQHSRPDREIIVTAHPLSLTSDETATPVISLEGDDLVHRAQSTLGDTLAGMPGINVDNFGGGAGRPVIRGQTSPRVQSLSDGSNIQDASAISPDHAVTTEPLLLSGIEVLRGPSALIYGGSAIGGAVNLLDEKVPTNLPEGGITGAVEGRYGTSDNEQTGVGGITASIGQFALRLEGVRRQTDDYEVPGKFGEAQVDGSWADTSTITVGGSWISDNGYVGLAYTRQHNDYGLPGHNHAYEDCHPHGGEIHCGTHDEEDDHEHDHEEEGHEDAVFTKLRSERVDFRGEYRDISRVIERVRFRAAFTDYSHSEIEEGDVATTFTNKAHDMRFELTHARLGGLRGTFGVQHSHTNFKAIGEEQFLPPSKTDNTALFLMESFNAGPLRFELAARHEWQTIKINDGRKTTHRPFSVSGAAIWDIDGDYSVALSIARSQRAPNVQELFANTGAPWRGIHLATNTWEIGTPTLGKETGKSVDLTVRKTAGDTTFTLGLYHQDYDNYIFAQTLDQFEDFRLIRYMAGDARFTGIDGDIRHQVTPNVGLAVFGDYVRAKLKDGGGNLPRIPAGRLGGRVDGVFGPLYGDVELYQVFEQGRIASFETRTSGYTMINATLAYSFDIGERANAELFLRGTNLANELAYNHASFIKDAAPLRGRSLLIGLRAGF from the coding sequence ATGAAACCTTTTGGCCTGCTTGCTGGCTCTTCAGTAATTGCCGCAATGACAATCGCGATGCCCGCGTTGGCCGAAGAGGCGAACGAAAGTGATCGACAAGGCCAGCACAGCCGCCCGGACCGCGAGATCATTGTGACGGCCCACCCGCTTTCGCTGACATCGGATGAAACTGCGACGCCCGTCATCAGTCTTGAAGGTGATGATCTTGTCCACCGGGCCCAGTCGACGCTCGGAGACACGCTCGCCGGAATGCCTGGGATCAATGTCGACAATTTTGGTGGTGGAGCGGGGCGTCCGGTGATCCGGGGGCAGACATCCCCGCGCGTTCAATCATTGAGCGACGGGTCCAATATCCAGGACGCATCCGCCATCTCGCCTGATCACGCTGTCACGACCGAGCCCTTGCTGCTTTCAGGAATAGAGGTTTTGCGTGGTCCGTCGGCGCTGATCTATGGCGGCAGCGCCATCGGCGGTGCCGTGAACCTACTGGATGAAAAGGTTCCGACGAATCTGCCGGAGGGCGGCATAACGGGCGCGGTCGAAGGGCGCTACGGCACATCCGACAACGAACAGACAGGCGTTGGCGGCATCACGGCAAGCATTGGCCAATTCGCACTTCGCCTTGAAGGCGTAAGGCGCCAGACGGATGATTACGAGGTTCCGGGCAAGTTCGGCGAGGCGCAAGTGGATGGATCATGGGCGGACACGTCCACCATCACTGTCGGTGGCTCGTGGATCAGTGATAACGGCTATGTCGGCCTTGCCTATACCCGCCAGCACAATGACTATGGTTTGCCTGGTCACAACCATGCGTATGAAGACTGTCATCCTCACGGAGGGGAAATCCACTGCGGTACCCATGACGAGGAAGACGACCACGAGCATGACCATGAAGAAGAGGGTCATGAAGATGCGGTCTTCACGAAATTGCGTAGCGAACGGGTGGATTTTCGCGGTGAGTACCGCGACATTTCTCGCGTGATCGAAAGGGTGCGGTTTCGTGCAGCCTTTACAGATTACAGTCACAGCGAGATCGAAGAAGGCGATGTCGCCACGACCTTCACCAACAAGGCGCACGACATGCGGTTTGAACTGACTCATGCACGATTGGGCGGATTGCGTGGAACGTTCGGCGTGCAACACAGTCACACCAACTTCAAGGCGATTGGCGAGGAGCAGTTTCTCCCGCCCAGCAAGACCGACAATACCGCCCTGTTCCTGATGGAATCCTTCAACGCTGGACCGCTTCGGTTCGAGCTCGCTGCGCGACATGAATGGCAGACGATCAAGATCAATGACGGTCGCAAGACCACGCACCGCCCTTTCTCGGTCTCTGGTGCGGCGATCTGGGACATTGATGGAGATTATTCGGTCGCTCTGTCGATCGCGCGTTCGCAGCGTGCACCGAACGTACAGGAACTTTTTGCCAATACCGGTGCGCCATGGCGCGGTATCCATCTTGCAACCAACACCTGGGAGATTGGCACTCCCACACTTGGCAAGGAAACCGGGAAGTCGGTGGACCTCACAGTGCGCAAGACCGCGGGTGACACCACTTTCACACTCGGCCTCTACCATCAGGATTATGACAATTACATTTTCGCCCAGACACTCGATCAGTTCGAGGATTTTCGCCTCATCCGGTACATGGCCGGCGATGCCCGGTTTACAGGCATTGACGGGGATATTCGTCATCAGGTGACGCCCAATGTCGGTCTCGCAGTTTTTGGAGACTATGTCCGCGCCAAATTGAAGGATGGCGGTGGCAATCTGCCTCGCATCCCCGCTGGCCGCCTTGGTGGCCGGGTTGATGGAGTGTTTGGTCCGCTCTACGGCGATGTGGAACTTTATCAGGTGTTCGAACAGGGCAGGATCGCGTCATTCGAAACGCGCACGTCCGGCTACACCATGATCAACGCTACCTTGGCCTACAGCTTCGACATTGGCGAAAGAGCGAATGCCGAACTGTTCCTGCGAGGCACGAATCTGGCGAACGAGCTGGCCTACAACCACGCTTCGTTCATCAAAGATGCTGCCCCTCTACGTGGTCGCAGCTTGTTGATTGGTCTCAGGGCAGGGTTCTGA
- a CDS encoding outer membrane protein, which yields MRKFAIGLLAACSVTSVAHAETFSGPFVGVSVSRDAYEVKAEDLDLGGAVISADGISGNGFAGGIYAGYDYLIGSNVFFGVEANANLSGASMLVAYDDGFDEFGAKIKAKEGFGLSGRLGYKVADRTGIYARAGWQTTKFKASASQNGTTLFSDSDWQDAFVYGGGIETALGANATIRVEYLNEDYGSAGINSGFGINGIRVDNGKVALGLSYGF from the coding sequence ATGCGTAAATTTGCGATCGGCCTATTGGCCGCCTGTTCCGTCACGTCTGTTGCACACGCAGAAACGTTTTCCGGCCCGTTTGTCGGAGTTTCGGTCAGTCGGGATGCCTACGAAGTAAAGGCCGAAGATCTCGACCTCGGCGGTGCTGTCATTTCGGCCGACGGTATCAGCGGTAATGGCTTTGCTGGCGGCATCTATGCCGGGTACGATTACCTGATCGGCAGCAATGTGTTCTTCGGTGTTGAAGCGAATGCGAACCTCTCGGGTGCCAGCATGTTGGTTGCCTATGACGATGGTTTCGATGAATTCGGCGCCAAGATCAAGGCGAAGGAAGGTTTTGGCCTGAGTGGTCGCCTTGGCTACAAGGTTGCTGACCGGACCGGGATCTATGCACGCGCCGGTTGGCAGACCACCAAGTTCAAAGCCAGCGCAAGTCAGAATGGCACCACGCTCTTCTCCGATTCCGATTGGCAGGATGCCTTCGTTTACGGTGGCGGCATCGAGACGGCCCTGGGCGCCAACGCCACAATCCGCGTCGAATATCTCAATGAAGACTATGGCAGCGCGGGCATCAACTCCGGCTTTGGCATCAACGGTATCCGTGTTGACAATGGCAAGGTTGCCCTGGGTCTCAGCTACGGCTTCTGA
- a CDS encoding LuxR C-terminal-related transcriptional regulator: MKVLVVDDLEAPLRHLVDAINGAATEKGHAPPTICEARSYTEAMSFMSRQFDFAFVDLHLPDGRGWDIIRELKQNPAILVAAVTVMDDRESVEATLAAGADGYLIKDVEPELLQYRISRLMDGEPALSPAIARMMLARFRTHDPGEDDPLSEREREVLALVGRGLRAREVGDHLDISYHTVRDHLKSIYRKLDVSSRAEVALEAQRRQLT; encoded by the coding sequence ATGAAGGTTCTGGTTGTTGATGATCTCGAAGCCCCGCTGCGGCACCTGGTCGATGCCATCAATGGTGCTGCGACGGAAAAGGGGCATGCGCCGCCGACAATATGCGAGGCGCGATCTTATACCGAAGCCATGAGCTTCATGTCCCGGCAATTCGATTTTGCGTTTGTCGACCTTCATCTGCCGGATGGACGCGGATGGGATATTATCCGCGAACTCAAGCAGAACCCGGCTATTCTTGTGGCTGCGGTAACCGTAATGGATGATCGGGAAAGCGTCGAGGCAACGCTCGCCGCTGGCGCAGACGGCTATCTGATCAAAGATGTTGAGCCGGAGTTGTTACAATACCGGATCTCGCGGTTGATGGATGGTGAACCCGCATTGTCTCCGGCAATCGCTCGCATGATGCTGGCGCGCTTTCGTACTCATGACCCTGGCGAAGACGATCCCCTGAGCGAAAGAGAGCGGGAGGTTCTCGCTTTGGTCGGACGCGGCCTGAGAGCACGTGAAGTCGGTGACCATCTTGATATCAGCTACCACACGGTGCGGGATCACTTGAAATCTATTTACCGCAAACTGGATGTTTCATCCCGCGCTGAGGTCGCACTGGAGGCGCAAAGACGACAACTCACCTGA
- a CDS encoding two-component sensor histidine kinase, whose translation MDSRRFNQFLTPGTLLIVSVLIGILASTAILLLASTQPRFTESLRVTDNGVVLRDSNGQTLGVNPQLPNGVTILSQDLIPEPDVLRSYAEQDRFFARQDELAQVIGDTDTPLTISFRGSRPGAQGTEVHQLTPGGNLPFEFWLQMLVGFAGFLVSAWIWSLHPRSLPNQMFGLTGVFLWLAASTAAIYSTRWLALPAYIFETASALNGLGAVGFGWAMICLFLVYPVRIAGNATLMIVTAILGGWLLLSLNNLMLSPTNEAPLQSSLEMAAILVLVIVQFVISRRKPLEHAAIRWVGVSTVIGSGLFICTVIVPSLLGAAPLIDQSFAFAFFLIVHLGTALGLRRQLLFASEVWAISMFKATLIGLLLITVDVVLIAMLGSLSGATVLTMLLILPFFYLPWRRLMQSWLFGSTQDSNALEQVAHGSLLPSPTDRRSAWKSAMEQAFSPLEVVELEPDHGRNHTVAIVDHGTALRVPEVMDSPPLLLQFKQKGLRLFQERDRKSASRMFELAVSLKRKRDAFEEGVASERSRISRDLHDDLSARLVSGLALDDPAGLKDVLRSSLAEVRTIVNAEVASSRELADVIADCRAEAADRLEAAGIGLEWPLIETSALLDPAGLKEVSSIIREIVTNAIKHSSAKHMTVQFYCRENRAFCRMSDDGIGDRSSKANTKRGRGLENITTRMRSLGGHVEIDGSGSGFTVSFSLPVRHDTPTSQ comes from the coding sequence ATGGACAGCAGGCGCTTCAACCAATTCCTGACGCCCGGCACCTTGTTGATCGTGTCGGTTCTGATCGGGATTCTCGCAAGCACAGCCATCCTGCTACTGGCAAGTACGCAACCGCGCTTTACTGAAAGCCTCCGCGTAACCGACAATGGTGTGGTGCTGCGGGACAGCAACGGCCAGACTCTCGGGGTTAACCCCCAATTGCCCAATGGGGTCACAATCCTGTCCCAGGATCTGATCCCCGAACCCGATGTGCTCCGGTCCTATGCCGAGCAGGATCGTTTCTTTGCGCGGCAGGACGAACTCGCACAAGTCATCGGCGATACCGACACACCTCTAACGATTTCATTCAGGGGCAGTCGTCCGGGCGCACAAGGGACCGAGGTCCACCAGCTTACCCCGGGTGGGAACCTGCCTTTCGAATTCTGGCTGCAGATGCTGGTCGGGTTTGCCGGCTTTCTGGTCTCCGCGTGGATATGGAGCCTGCACCCTCGTAGCCTCCCCAATCAGATGTTCGGACTGACCGGCGTATTCCTCTGGCTCGCCGCCAGTACGGCAGCAATCTATAGTACGCGCTGGCTCGCTCTGCCGGCTTATATTTTCGAAACGGCCAGTGCCTTGAACGGCCTCGGAGCGGTCGGCTTCGGATGGGCGATGATCTGCCTGTTCCTGGTTTATCCGGTGCGCATCGCCGGAAACGCTACCTTGATGATCGTCACAGCCATTCTCGGTGGTTGGCTTTTGCTGTCGCTCAATAATCTGATGCTGTCGCCCACCAACGAGGCTCCCTTGCAGTCCTCGCTGGAAATGGCAGCAATACTTGTTCTCGTCATTGTCCAGTTTGTGATTTCCCGCCGCAAACCTCTGGAGCATGCGGCCATTCGGTGGGTTGGCGTTTCGACCGTGATCGGCTCCGGCTTGTTCATATGTACTGTGATCGTCCCTTCCCTGCTTGGTGCCGCTCCCCTGATCGATCAGAGCTTTGCCTTCGCCTTCTTTCTGATCGTCCATCTTGGCACGGCTCTGGGCCTGAGGCGCCAACTCCTCTTTGCCAGCGAAGTCTGGGCAATTTCCATGTTCAAGGCGACATTGATCGGTCTTCTTCTGATCACCGTCGACGTTGTCCTGATTGCCATGCTGGGGTCGCTTAGCGGCGCAACGGTTCTGACGATGCTTCTGATTCTGCCTTTCTTTTATCTCCCGTGGCGCCGCCTGATGCAGAGCTGGCTGTTTGGTTCAACACAGGATTCGAACGCGCTCGAACAAGTGGCGCACGGTTCCCTCTTGCCTTCCCCCACCGACCGGCGCTCAGCATGGAAATCCGCTATGGAGCAGGCGTTCTCTCCGCTGGAGGTTGTTGAACTTGAGCCAGATCATGGGCGCAACCATACCGTCGCGATCGTCGACCATGGAACCGCACTGCGCGTTCCTGAGGTGATGGACAGTCCGCCCCTGCTGTTGCAGTTCAAACAGAAGGGTTTGCGTCTGTTCCAGGAACGGGACCGAAAAAGCGCATCGCGCATGTTTGAACTGGCGGTGAGCCTGAAACGGAAACGTGATGCCTTTGAAGAAGGTGTGGCGAGCGAACGCAGCCGGATCTCACGGGATTTGCATGATGACCTGTCCGCACGCCTTGTGTCGGGGCTCGCGCTGGACGATCCAGCTGGTTTGAAGGATGTCTTGCGCTCCTCCTTGGCCGAAGTGCGTACGATCGTGAACGCTGAAGTAGCGTCCTCGCGTGAGTTGGCGGATGTGATCGCAGATTGCCGTGCCGAGGCAGCCGACAGGCTGGAGGCCGCCGGAATTGGCCTTGAATGGCCGTTGATTGAGACCTCCGCATTGCTGGATCCTGCCGGACTGAAGGAAGTATCGTCCATCATTCGAGAGATCGTGACCAACGCGATCAAACATTCCTCGGCGAAACACATGACAGTACAGTTCTATTGCAGGGAGAACCGGGCATTCTGCCGGATGAGCGATGATGGGATTGGCGACAGGAGCAGTAAAGCGAACACAAAACGTGGTCGTGGACTGGAAAACATCACAACACGCATGAGATCATTGGGCGGGCACGTCGAGATCGATGGGTCAGGGAGCGGCTTTACCGTGAGCTTTTCGCTGCCGGTGAGGCATGATACGCCAACTTCGCAATGA
- a CDS encoding surface lipoprotein assembly modifier produces the protein MDDLVGQALQLQNTGQSDAAYRTLKPQLEARSSDPDFNYIFGLAAADSGHKAEAILAFQRVLAANPEHTQARAELARVYAMAGDIDTAREQFDTVVNDPSLPDPVRQRFDRIVRDYDKQITGGGSSVSGFVDVSGGYDSNINAATDHDTIVIPLFAAFGPGTLGTGAREQGKAFHEVLGGLSGVTAVSRQTRLFASMLGNWRENYDSSAFDQAAVTGTAGVGHTLANRDVLSLSVQAQQFWLGGDSYRLSLGGIGQYTKRLGNGEALSFSAEYFRLNFDGDPLRDADRYGVGASYAGRTFIASISGGHEETRRDAGDHLSFDFARVNLGIEQPVASKLALVAGIAGEVRRYDRADPLFLARRKDEQLDVSLGLKALLSDDIYVRPRLTYSRNWSNFALNDYDRMTASMAVRYEF, from the coding sequence ATGGATGATCTGGTCGGCCAGGCCCTGCAACTGCAGAATACCGGGCAATCCGATGCTGCCTATCGAACGCTGAAGCCGCAGCTGGAGGCGCGCAGCAGCGATCCGGACTTCAACTACATCTTTGGACTTGCAGCCGCCGATTCCGGGCACAAGGCCGAGGCCATACTCGCCTTTCAGCGTGTCCTCGCCGCCAACCCCGAGCATACTCAGGCTCGTGCGGAACTGGCGCGTGTCTATGCCATGGCCGGCGATATCGATACGGCGCGCGAGCAATTCGATACGGTGGTGAACGACCCAAGCCTGCCCGATCCCGTGCGCCAACGGTTCGATCGTATCGTGCGCGACTATGACAAGCAGATTACCGGCGGTGGCAGCAGCGTCAGCGGCTTTGTTGACGTGTCTGGTGGTTATGACAGCAATATCAATGCCGCGACCGATCACGATACGATCGTGATCCCGCTTTTTGCAGCATTCGGTCCAGGCACCCTGGGTACGGGGGCGCGTGAACAGGGCAAGGCGTTTCACGAAGTGCTCGGCGGTCTCTCGGGAGTTACCGCGGTTTCCAGGCAAACCCGGCTGTTCGCTTCAATGCTGGGCAACTGGCGCGAAAACTACGACAGCAGTGCGTTTGACCAGGCGGCAGTGACCGGAACAGCCGGCGTCGGCCACACACTGGCGAACCGCGACGTTCTTTCCCTCTCTGTACAAGCACAACAATTCTGGTTGGGCGGTGATAGCTATCGTCTCAGCCTGGGGGGCATCGGACAATACACAAAGCGCCTGGGTAATGGTGAGGCCCTGAGTTTTTCGGCCGAGTATTTCCGATTGAACTTCGATGGCGATCCCTTGCGCGATGCCGACCGATACGGAGTGGGCGCGTCCTATGCCGGCCGCACTTTTATCGCGAGCATCTCCGGTGGACACGAAGAGACCCGCCGTGATGCGGGCGATCACCTGTCCTTCGACTTTGCGCGGGTCAATCTCGGCATCGAGCAACCCGTCGCGAGCAAGCTTGCCCTGGTCGCCGGGATCGCCGGTGAAGTGCGGCGATACGATCGCGCCGATCCGCTGTTTCTTGCCAGGCGCAAGGACGAACAGCTCGATGTCTCTCTGGGACTGAAGGCGTTGCTGAGCGATGACATCTATGTCCGTCCGCGCCTGACCTATTCCCGCAACTGGAGCAATTTCGCACTCAACGACTACGACCGCATGACGGCCAGCATGGCCGTCCGCTACGAATTCTGA
- a CDS encoding peroxiredoxin has product MAIQLGQIAPDFEQDSTHGRIHFHDWLGSSWGVLFSHPKNFTPVCTTELGEVAKLRAEWEKRNVKPIGLSVDPLEAHRKWELDIEETQGTALNFPMIADPDSFVSTLYGMIHPQSDPTLTVRSVFVIDPSKKVRLILTYPPSTGRNFAEILRAIDSLQLTDARSIATPVNWSPGDEVVISPKLSDEEAQRQFPQGFRTLKPYLRMVDLQASER; this is encoded by the coding sequence ATGGCCATCCAGCTCGGGCAGATTGCACCAGACTTTGAACAGGACAGCACGCACGGTCGCATCCATTTTCACGACTGGCTCGGATCGAGCTGGGGGGTGCTGTTCAGCCATCCCAAGAATTTCACTCCAGTCTGCACCACTGAGCTTGGAGAAGTGGCGAAGCTGCGTGCCGAATGGGAAAAGCGCAACGTCAAGCCTATCGGGCTCTCGGTCGATCCGCTCGAAGCGCACCGCAAATGGGAACTCGATATCGAGGAGACCCAGGGCACCGCGTTGAACTTCCCGATGATCGCGGATCCGGACAGCTTTGTCTCCACACTTTACGGCATGATCCACCCCCAAAGCGATCCTACCCTTACCGTGCGCTCGGTCTTCGTCATCGATCCTTCAAAAAAGGTCCGGCTCATCCTCACCTATCCGCCCAGCACCGGGCGCAATTTCGCAGAGATTCTACGCGCCATCGACAGCTTGCAGCTGACGGATGCGCGCAGCATCGCGACTCCGGTCAACTGGTCTCCGGGTGACGAGGTCGTTATATCGCCAAAACTCTCAGACGAGGAAGCACAGCGTCAGTTCCCGCAAGGGTTCAGGACTCTGAAGCCCTATCTGCGAATGGTTGATCTGCAAGCATCCGAGAGATGA
- a CDS encoding LysR family transcriptional regulator, with product MDVAIARTFLEVVKTGSFVGAAANLNLTQTAVSARIRVLEEQLDQQVFIRNKAGAKLTPAGEQFQRFATTLVQVWARAQRAVALPPGRETVVSVGAELSLWNPLLRHWLLWMRRECAEIAIRTQIDTSERLMGQVQDGSLDLAVIYAAPSRPGVIAELLFEEKLVLARTTPTTTELTPQDHVQIDWGDEFAASYQAAFPDQPNAVLSISYGPLALEYILATGGSGYFRKGFIRTYLEEGRLALVPGSPEFSYSAYAVHSTKADPGVMDRVRAGLHDAARIAV from the coding sequence GTGGATGTCGCGATCGCCCGGACATTTCTGGAAGTGGTGAAAACGGGCAGTTTTGTCGGTGCCGCTGCCAATCTCAATCTCACGCAAACCGCTGTCAGCGCCCGCATTCGCGTTCTTGAAGAACAACTCGATCAACAGGTCTTTATACGCAACAAGGCAGGAGCGAAGCTGACGCCTGCCGGCGAGCAATTCCAACGCTTTGCCACTACGCTCGTGCAGGTCTGGGCGCGCGCGCAGCGCGCGGTTGCGCTGCCGCCGGGTCGCGAGACGGTTGTATCCGTAGGCGCCGAACTCAGTCTGTGGAATCCCCTCCTGAGGCACTGGCTGCTGTGGATGCGGCGCGAGTGCGCCGAGATCGCAATCCGCACCCAGATCGATACATCGGAGCGCCTGATGGGGCAGGTACAGGACGGGTCTCTCGACCTTGCGGTCATCTATGCGGCGCCGAGCCGGCCCGGCGTCATTGCCGAATTGCTGTTCGAGGAAAAACTGGTCCTCGCCAGAACCACGCCGACCACTACCGAACTGACGCCGCAAGATCATGTGCAGATCGATTGGGGGGATGAGTTCGCCGCCAGCTATCAGGCTGCCTTTCCCGATCAGCCCAATGCGGTGCTGTCGATCAGCTATGGGCCGCTGGCCCTGGAATATATTCTGGCGACGGGTGGCAGCGGTTATTTCCGCAAAGGCTTTATCCGCACCTACCTTGAAGAAGGGCGTCTGGCGCTGGTTCCCGGCAGTCCGGAGTTTTCCTATTCGGCCTATGCGGTGCATTCGACGAAGGCGGATCCGGGCGTCATGGATCGCGTTCGTGCCGGCCTGCACGATGCGGCGAGGATCGCGGTATGA
- a CDS encoding DUF6306 domain-containing protein produces the protein MTKQPSSPVCYAAEASDTYMGYADRDEILEALNELLEAERAGARVALKSSKAAPADYSRLMQDVQKDEAHWCAMLTRQIRRLDGVPSRKTGAFLGKAMAIPEPFERLAFLNRGQAWVIRKLETLMPRVRDDALHADLKAMADKHRENVELADALLGGRGHDA, from the coding sequence ATGACGAAACAACCATCTTCTCCGGTTTGCTATGCGGCGGAAGCCTCCGATACCTATATGGGATATGCCGATCGCGACGAGATCCTGGAGGCGCTGAACGAACTTCTCGAAGCTGAACGGGCCGGTGCTCGTGTGGCACTGAAAAGCAGCAAGGCAGCACCGGCTGACTATTCCCGATTGATGCAGGACGTCCAGAAGGACGAAGCGCATTGGTGCGCCATGCTGACACGGCAAATCCGACGCCTCGATGGTGTTCCTTCGCGCAAGACAGGTGCGTTTCTCGGCAAGGCGATGGCGATACCGGAGCCGTTTGAGCGACTTGCGTTCCTCAATCGCGGCCAGGCATGGGTGATCCGCAAGCTCGAAACGCTGATGCCGCGCGTCCGCGATGACGCGCTCCATGCAGACCTCAAGGCAATGGCGGACAAGCACCGGGAAAATGTCGAACTTGCCGATGCGCTTCTCGGCGGTCGGGGGCACGACGCCTGA